The proteins below come from a single Prochlorococcus marinus str. MIT 9215 genomic window:
- the argB gene encoding acetylglutamate kinase yields the protein MNDSQRVSILSEALPYIQSFSGRKIVIKYGGSVMENDNLKNAFFRDIALLSTVGVCPIVIHGGGPEINNWLKKLEISPKFENGLRITDQKTMEIVEMVLMGRVNKQIVKGINKTGSLAVGISGLDGNLIQSRELGDGSHGLVGEVTKINPEILDPLISKGYIPIISSIGSTLEGISHNINADFVAGEIAAAINAEKLILLTDTQGILKEKDNKNSLVEKTNLKEARDFIDKKIVTEGMIPKTECCIRALAQGVKAAHIIDGRIEHSLLLEIFTNSGIGTMIVA from the coding sequence ATGAATGATTCTCAAAGAGTATCAATATTAAGCGAAGCGCTTCCATATATACAAAGTTTCTCAGGAAGAAAAATTGTTATCAAGTATGGTGGTTCTGTTATGGAGAATGATAATTTAAAAAATGCTTTTTTTAGAGACATAGCACTTTTGTCCACCGTTGGGGTTTGTCCGATAGTAATTCATGGAGGTGGACCAGAGATTAATAATTGGTTAAAGAAATTAGAAATATCTCCTAAATTCGAAAATGGATTAAGAATTACTGATCAAAAAACAATGGAAATTGTCGAGATGGTTCTAATGGGAAGAGTTAACAAACAAATTGTAAAAGGCATTAATAAAACTGGATCCTTAGCTGTGGGAATATCAGGTCTTGATGGCAATTTGATTCAATCTAGAGAACTAGGAGATGGTAGCCATGGGTTAGTGGGAGAGGTTACAAAAATCAATCCTGAAATATTAGATCCTCTTATTTCTAAAGGATATATCCCAATAATTTCCAGCATTGGATCAACCTTGGAGGGTATTTCCCATAACATCAATGCAGATTTTGTTGCTGGAGAAATTGCTGCTGCAATAAATGCAGAAAAACTTATTCTTCTCACTGATACTCAAGGGATTTTAAAAGAAAAAGATAACAAAAATAGTCTTGTTGAAAAAACTAATCTCAAAGAGGCAAGAGATTTTATTGATAAAAAAATTGTGACTGAAGGTATGATTCCAAAGACAGAATGCTGTATAAGAGCTTTAGCCCAAGGAGTCAAAGCAGCTCACATAATTGATGGAAGAATAGAACATTCATTACTTCTTGAGATTTTTACAAATTCCGGAATAGGCACAATGATAGTCGCCTAA
- a CDS encoding adenosine kinase, translating to MKESFRHFEHNKTLDLIGLGNAIVDIIVNIEDEFLEINNLDKGSMNLINSDESQRLLENCKVIKQISGGSSANTVVCLAELGNQVQFIGRVKNDQFGDFFSEDIKQSKTIFNTPPTIEGASTAHSIILITPDAQRTMCTYLGASIEFEPEDIDFNVIKESKYLYLEGYLWDSKLAKKAFIKAAQIAKQSNTKIILSLSDSFCVDRHRESFLELIDEYVDIVFCNESEVLSLFKNDKLVSCQEDLSSLCELFIVTLGSNGSLIVNKNNVEIIESITKGKIIDTTGAGDIYAGGFIHGLINNCSLKKCGEIASICAGQIITQLGSRSDTDLKELIK from the coding sequence ATGAAGGAATCCTTTAGACATTTTGAACATAATAAAACGCTTGATCTCATTGGTCTGGGCAACGCAATAGTAGATATTATTGTAAATATTGAAGATGAGTTTCTTGAGATAAATAATCTAGATAAAGGATCAATGAATCTAATTAATTCTGATGAATCTCAGAGATTATTAGAAAATTGCAAAGTGATCAAACAAATATCAGGGGGATCCTCAGCAAATACCGTTGTTTGTTTAGCAGAATTAGGAAATCAAGTTCAGTTTATTGGAAGGGTAAAAAATGATCAATTTGGTGATTTCTTTTCTGAAGATATTAAACAAAGTAAAACTATATTTAATACTCCTCCAACTATTGAAGGTGCTTCAACAGCTCATTCAATTATTTTGATTACACCTGATGCACAAAGAACTATGTGCACTTACCTAGGAGCATCTATAGAGTTTGAACCAGAAGACATTGACTTTAATGTAATTAAGGAAAGTAAATACTTATATTTAGAGGGGTATTTATGGGACAGCAAATTAGCTAAAAAAGCTTTTATTAAAGCCGCCCAAATTGCAAAACAATCTAATACAAAAATAATTCTTTCATTGTCTGATTCATTTTGTGTAGATAGACATCGTGAGAGTTTCTTGGAATTAATTGATGAATATGTAGATATTGTTTTTTGTAATGAATCCGAGGTATTAAGTCTATTTAAAAATGATAAATTAGTAAGTTGCCAAGAAGACCTATCTTCCTTATGTGAATTATTCATAGTAACTCTTGGAAGCAATGGTTCTCTAATAGTTAACAAAAATAATGTTGAAATAATTGAGTCAATTACGAAAGGCAAGATAATTGATACTACAGGAGCGGGTGATATCTATGCGGGAGGATTTATCCATGGATTAATAAACAATTGTTCCCTAAAAAAATGCGGAGAGATAGCTTCAATTTGTGCGGGACAAATAATTACGCAATTAGGATCTAGATCAGATACGGATCTTAAAGAGTTAATAAAATAA
- the cobK gene encoding precorrin-6A reductase: protein MQNQEKCYKNVWILSGTSDGPVIANRLLELNYSVFVSVLTYKAGQAYIENPKLHIITGKLNNKDQIINFINKNKITCVVDATHPFAVIISKNLNNACKEINIPLLLFERKSLINNTSNFFYIDDLKDINNLEIENKNILLAIGSRFLNDTANYYMNCKANVFARVLPTYESITKAFGSCIKNSNIAILEPSKDNKSILEKKLCDFWEIDYVLCRESGGYSQKNWESIVSGSKMKLFLVKRPKVKNDYSYSFDQYHNLINHIIKNIDV from the coding sequence ATGCAGAATCAAGAAAAATGCTATAAAAATGTTTGGATCCTATCAGGAACTTCTGATGGACCTGTAATAGCTAATAGGCTTCTGGAACTTAATTATTCAGTTTTTGTAAGCGTTTTAACTTATAAAGCAGGGCAAGCTTATATTGAAAATCCAAAGTTACATATCATTACGGGTAAATTAAATAATAAAGATCAAATAATTAATTTCATAAATAAAAATAAAATCACGTGCGTTGTCGATGCTACTCATCCGTTTGCCGTAATAATTTCTAAAAATCTTAATAATGCATGTAAAGAGATTAATATACCTCTTTTACTATTTGAGAGGAAATCTCTAATAAATAACACTAGTAATTTTTTTTATATTGATGATTTAAAGGATATAAATAACTTAGAAATAGAAAATAAGAATATTCTTCTGGCAATAGGATCAAGATTCCTTAACGATACAGCTAATTATTATATGAATTGTAAAGCAAATGTATTTGCAAGGGTACTGCCAACCTATGAGAGTATAACTAAAGCTTTCGGATCATGTATTAAAAATTCAAACATAGCGATACTTGAACCGAGTAAAGATAATAAAAGCATTTTAGAAAAAAAACTTTGCGATTTTTGGGAGATAGATTATGTTCTATGCAGAGAATCTGGAGGTTATTCTCAGAAAAATTGGGAGAGTATAGTTTCTGGAAGTAAGATGAAGTTATTTTTGGTTAAAAGGCCCAAAGTTAAGAATGATTATTCTTACTCTTTTGATCAATACCACAATTTGATAAATCACATAATAAAAAATATTGATGTTTAA
- a CDS encoding DUF3153 domain-containing protein: protein MKTYEQVLETVELALTKGEYHYCIDFLLPIIESFPLSSKEGVNLRTILITALCGINKKEEAKRLCKELLKSYDNKTRENAKYLMEVIDSPEIKKPDNWNVQFESDPSLNKKSLNSLRKKREVLKKKKFINVNETPTGETKPFQKGFSLIIFLILLLLIPLLSGCVKIEDTLDLSELESITNNLVIESKYIKKFPWQLKFEEKMKDIFPEAEIEQDESTFSLKHANLNLEDTKQVLKITQNTAGELAGEPTNIEIKTSQKNYIFFKKYFYRLDLDLNSIQGIDNLELIFKIIRPNKAILTDKNNSNLEIAKNLIIWNLNQGQINSLEFSFWSLNKLLIGISIILIIIILAYLLRFYRFKLGSDLPQLPSK, encoded by the coding sequence ATGAAAACTTATGAGCAAGTTTTAGAAACAGTAGAACTTGCTTTGACTAAAGGTGAGTATCATTATTGTATTGATTTTCTTTTACCCATAATCGAATCATTTCCTTTATCAAGCAAAGAGGGAGTAAATTTAAGAACAATTTTAATTACTGCTCTTTGTGGTATCAATAAAAAGGAGGAGGCTAAAAGACTTTGTAAAGAACTTCTAAAATCTTACGATAATAAGACGAGAGAAAATGCAAAATATTTAATGGAAGTTATAGACTCTCCTGAAATTAAAAAGCCAGATAATTGGAACGTACAGTTTGAAAGCGACCCATCACTCAATAAAAAATCTCTTAACTCACTGCGAAAAAAACGAGAAGTATTGAAGAAAAAAAAATTTATTAATGTAAATGAGACACCAACTGGTGAGACAAAACCCTTTCAGAAAGGCTTTTCACTAATCATTTTTTTAATACTATTATTATTAATTCCACTTTTAAGTGGGTGCGTAAAAATTGAGGATACCCTTGATCTTAGCGAACTTGAGTCAATAACCAATAATTTGGTGATAGAAAGTAAATACATTAAGAAATTTCCTTGGCAATTAAAATTTGAAGAGAAGATGAAAGATATTTTTCCTGAAGCAGAAATTGAACAAGACGAATCAACCTTTTCTTTGAAACATGCAAATCTCAATTTAGAAGATACAAAGCAAGTTCTTAAAATTACCCAAAATACAGCTGGAGAGTTAGCGGGAGAACCAACAAATATAGAAATAAAAACTAGTCAAAAAAACTACATTTTTTTTAAAAAATATTTTTACAGATTAGATTTGGATCTAAATTCTATCCAAGGTATTGATAATTTAGAACTCATTTTCAAAATTATTCGTCCTAATAAAGCAATCCTTACTGATAAAAATAATTCAAATTTAGAAATCGCAAAAAATCTAATAATTTGGAATTTAAATCAAGGGCAGATAAATAGTCTTGAATTTTCTTTCTGGAGCCTCAACAAACTTTTGATTGGGATATCTATTATTTTAATAATTATAATATTGGCTTATTTATTACGATTCTATAGATTTAAATTAGGTTCAGATTTACCTCAACTTCCATCAAAGTAA
- a CDS encoding proline--tRNA ligase: protein MRVTTSFPLGTLRDTPSEAEIISHQLLLQAGYIRRVNSGIYAYMPIMLRVIEKISAIIERELNSIGCTKLLLPQLHPADLWRKSERWEGYTAGEGIMFNLKDRQGKEFGLAPTHEEVITSIASETINSYKQLPQCFYQIQTKFRDEIRPRFGLMRSREFIMKDGYSFHSSEKDLASFYEKVGNAYENIFKSCGLETVGVEADSGAIGGASSKEFMVTADAGEDSILFTKSGSYAANIEKAVSLPSQPIPIKDNIAEWLETPHQKTILEVCDNNNLDPSQIIKVVIFLAQFEGEFEVPILACIRGDQHINEVKLFNLINKLHNFNLINLQKIEDKNTIEKNLVDFPLGFIGPDLDNKTIKASSNWVKKWTRIIDPSASELSKFISGGNKVNFHKLFQEFSFASKDYLIGDIRNAKKGDKISIANDEELKEKKGIEIGHIFQLGQKYSEKLNAKFSDKDGTLKNLWMGCYGIGVTRIAQAAIEQNHDQKGICWPIQISPFEVIIIPTNLKDPIQSELTEQIYNNFLINKIDVLLDDRNDRAGVKFKDAELIGIPFQIIIGRDSVNKEVELLSRTNNTKFKISTDKLLETFISESEIMYNKNS from the coding sequence ATGCGCGTGACAACCTCATTTCCTCTGGGGACACTTCGTGACACACCTTCTGAAGCTGAGATTATTTCACATCAATTACTTTTACAAGCTGGTTATATTCGCAGAGTTAACAGCGGTATTTATGCATACATGCCCATAATGCTTAGAGTTATTGAGAAAATATCCGCAATAATAGAAAGAGAACTCAATAGTATTGGTTGTACAAAATTACTATTGCCACAACTTCATCCTGCAGATTTATGGAGAAAAAGTGAAAGGTGGGAGGGATATACCGCTGGAGAAGGAATAATGTTTAATCTCAAAGATAGACAAGGTAAAGAATTTGGTTTAGCTCCAACTCATGAAGAGGTGATCACGAGTATTGCATCAGAGACCATCAACTCCTATAAGCAATTACCTCAATGTTTTTATCAAATTCAGACAAAATTTAGAGATGAAATAAGGCCAAGGTTTGGATTGATGAGAAGTAGGGAATTTATAATGAAAGATGGTTATTCTTTTCATTCTTCAGAAAAAGATCTGGCTTCTTTCTATGAAAAGGTCGGCAATGCCTATGAAAATATCTTTAAATCTTGTGGACTGGAGACAGTAGGGGTTGAAGCTGATAGTGGAGCAATTGGCGGTGCTTCTTCTAAAGAATTTATGGTAACTGCAGATGCTGGGGAAGATTCCATTTTGTTTACTAAAAGTGGTTCTTATGCTGCAAATATTGAAAAAGCTGTTTCTCTACCCTCTCAACCTATTCCAATAAAAGATAATATTGCAGAGTGGTTGGAAACACCTCATCAAAAAACAATCCTAGAAGTTTGCGATAATAATAATTTAGACCCTAGTCAGATTATTAAAGTAGTAATATTCCTTGCACAGTTCGAAGGTGAATTTGAGGTCCCAATTCTTGCATGCATAAGAGGCGATCAACACATTAATGAAGTAAAGCTTTTTAACTTAATCAATAAACTTCATAATTTCAATCTTATTAACCTTCAAAAGATTGAAGACAAAAATACTATAGAAAAAAATCTAGTTGATTTTCCCTTAGGTTTTATAGGGCCAGATTTAGATAATAAAACTATTAAAGCTAGTTCTAATTGGGTTAAAAAATGGACAAGAATAATTGACCCTTCTGCAAGTGAGCTTTCAAAGTTCATAAGTGGTGGAAATAAAGTTAATTTCCATAAACTTTTTCAAGAATTTTCTTTTGCTTCTAAAGACTATTTAATTGGTGATATCAGGAATGCCAAAAAAGGAGATAAAATAAGTATTGCCAATGATGAGGAACTTAAAGAAAAAAAGGGTATCGAGATTGGACATATTTTCCAATTAGGTCAAAAATATAGTGAAAAATTAAATGCAAAGTTCTCTGATAAGGATGGTACGTTAAAAAATTTATGGATGGGTTGTTATGGAATAGGAGTGACAAGAATAGCCCAAGCTGCTATCGAACAGAATCATGATCAAAAGGGGATTTGTTGGCCTATCCAGATTTCTCCTTTTGAAGTTATTATTATTCCAACAAACCTAAAAGATCCTATTCAAAGTGAACTGACAGAGCAAATCTATAACAACTTTTTAATTAATAAAATTGATGTCCTTCTTGATGACAGAAACGATAGGGCTGGAGTGAAATTTAAAGATGCAGAATTAATTGGTATTCCTTTTCAGATAATTATTGGCAGAGATTCAGTTAATAAAGAAGTAGAACTTTTATCTAGAACAAATAATACTAAGTTTAAAATTAGTACTGATAAATTGTTGGAAACATTTATTTCCGAATCAGAAATAATGTACAATAAAAATTCTTAA
- the psb27 gene encoding photosystem II protein Psb27: MLIKWTSKFFIKNLFKAISFSISLIIVFTLFSSPSIAAKTSMTGDYTKDTISVVKTLQTAVDTPKDSPNKDEVRSEALTLITDYISRYRNRGMVNKTQSFTTMQTALNAMAGHYKNFASRPLPDKLKERLTKEFSLAEKMVLRES, translated from the coding sequence ATGTTAATTAAATGGACGTCAAAATTCTTTATAAAAAATCTCTTTAAAGCTATATCTTTTTCAATATCCTTAATTATTGTTTTTACACTATTTAGTTCCCCCTCTATAGCGGCAAAAACCTCTATGACAGGTGACTATACAAAAGATACCATTTCAGTCGTTAAAACATTACAAACAGCTGTTGATACCCCAAAAGATTCTCCAAATAAAGATGAAGTAAGAAGTGAGGCTCTTACTCTTATAACTGACTATATTTCCAGATACAGAAATAGAGGGATGGTGAATAAAACACAATCATTTACCACCATGCAAACAGCATTAAATGCTATGGCAGGTCATTACAAAAACTTTGCAAGTAGACCTTTACCAGATAAGCTTAAGGAGCGTTTAACCAAAGAATTTTCTCTTGCTGAAAAAATGGTTCTTAGAGAAAGTTGA
- a CDS encoding adenylosuccinate synthase yields MANVVVIGAQWGDEGKGKITDLLSRSADVVVRYQGGVNAGHTIVVDDKVLKLHLIPSGILYKNTSCLIGSGTVVDPKILLKEIDMLIDNGIDISGLKISSTSHVTMPYHRILDEAMEADRGSNKIGTTGRGIGPTYADKSQRNGIRIRDLLNNERLKDVIEIPLREKNGLLEKIYGIKPLKLEDILEEYLDYGERLSKHVVDCTRTIHAASKNKKNILFEGAQGTLLDLDHGTYPFVTSSNPISGGACIGAGVGPTLIDRVIGVAKAYTTRVGEGPFPTELQGSINDQLCDRGSEFGTTTGRRRRCGWFDGVIGKYAVSVNGLDCLAVTKLDVLDELDEIQVCIAYDLDGEEIDYFPTNSDDLKKCKPIFKKLKGWQCSTADCRKLSDLPQNAMNYLRFLAELMEVPIAIVSLGANRDQTIVIEDPIHGPKRALLR; encoded by the coding sequence TTGGCCAATGTTGTTGTAATCGGAGCCCAATGGGGTGACGAAGGAAAAGGTAAAATAACTGATTTACTTAGTCGTTCGGCAGATGTTGTCGTTCGCTACCAAGGTGGAGTAAATGCAGGACATACTATAGTTGTAGATGATAAAGTCTTAAAATTACATTTAATTCCCTCAGGTATACTTTATAAAAATACTTCTTGTCTAATTGGGTCGGGAACTGTTGTAGATCCCAAAATCTTGCTTAAAGAGATTGACATGTTAATTGATAATGGAATTGATATCTCAGGATTAAAAATTTCATCAACATCACATGTAACAATGCCCTATCACCGAATTTTAGATGAAGCGATGGAGGCTGATAGAGGGTCAAATAAAATAGGAACAACAGGTCGTGGAATTGGGCCAACTTATGCGGACAAGTCACAAAGAAATGGTATTAGAATAAGAGATTTGCTCAATAATGAACGGCTAAAGGATGTGATCGAAATTCCATTAAGAGAAAAAAACGGACTACTAGAAAAAATCTATGGCATTAAACCACTTAAATTAGAAGATATTCTTGAAGAATATCTTGACTATGGGGAAAGATTATCAAAGCATGTTGTTGACTGCACGAGGACTATCCATGCAGCCTCAAAAAACAAGAAGAATATTCTTTTCGAAGGTGCTCAAGGTACTCTACTTGACTTAGATCATGGGACTTATCCTTTTGTCACCTCATCAAACCCTATATCAGGAGGTGCATGTATTGGTGCTGGAGTGGGTCCAACTTTAATTGATAGAGTAATAGGTGTCGCGAAGGCTTACACCACAAGAGTAGGAGAGGGGCCATTCCCAACGGAATTACAAGGGAGTATTAATGATCAACTCTGTGACAGAGGCAGTGAATTTGGAACTACTACTGGGAGAAGGAGAAGATGTGGGTGGTTTGATGGAGTTATTGGTAAATATGCTGTATCTGTAAATGGTCTTGATTGTTTAGCCGTTACGAAACTAGATGTGTTAGATGAATTAGATGAGATCCAAGTTTGTATTGCATATGATCTAGATGGAGAGGAAATAGACTACTTTCCTACAAATTCAGATGACTTAAAAAAATGTAAGCCAATCTTCAAAAAATTAAAAGGTTGGCAATGTTCAACTGCAGATTGCAGAAAACTATCTGATCTCCCACAGAATGCTATGAATTATCTAAGATTTTTAGCTGAATTAATGGAAGTTCCAATTGCCATTGTCTCGTTGGGGGCAAATAGAGATCAAACTATAGTAATTGAAGACCCAATCCATGGTCCTAAAAGAGCACTTCTAAGGTAA
- the lepB gene encoding signal peptidase I: protein MSASIKSFFKEWGLLILLTFFVSSCRSFFAEPRYIPSGSMLPELQIKDRLIIEKISLRKSLPKRGDIVVFNSPYSFNEKLISKRSKPLPKKRDCFFMTFPPMSFIPGLRDQACDAYIKRVVALPGEIVSVNNKGEVIINNKLIHEPYVSYKCSLTLFNKCGEFEKIKVPEDHFLVLGDNRSNSWDGRYWPGSKFLHKNEIIGKAYLRFWPLSKIGFFNK from the coding sequence ATGTCTGCTTCTATTAAAAGTTTTTTTAAAGAATGGGGTCTACTAATTCTATTAACTTTTTTTGTTTCTTCTTGTAGATCATTTTTTGCAGAACCTCGTTATATCCCTTCTGGTTCAATGCTCCCTGAATTACAAATAAAAGATAGGCTTATTATTGAAAAAATTTCGCTAAGAAAGTCTTTACCAAAAAGAGGCGATATTGTTGTTTTTAACTCACCTTACTCCTTTAACGAAAAATTAATTTCAAAAAGATCTAAGCCTCTGCCAAAAAAAAGAGATTGTTTTTTTATGACCTTCCCTCCAATGTCTTTTATCCCTGGCTTGAGAGATCAAGCTTGCGATGCTTATATAAAAAGAGTGGTGGCACTTCCTGGAGAGATTGTGAGTGTAAATAATAAAGGTGAAGTAATAATAAATAATAAATTAATTCATGAACCTTATGTATCTTATAAGTGCTCATTAACCCTATTTAATAAATGTGGTGAATTTGAAAAAATAAAAGTGCCTGAAGATCATTTTTTGGTTTTAGGCGATAATAGGTCAAATAGCTGGGATGGAAGATATTGGCCTGGAAGTAAATTTCTTCATAAAAACGAGATAATTGGAAAAGCATATTTAAGATTTTGGCCTCTTAGCAAAATAGGCTTTTTCAATAAATAA
- a CDS encoding inorganic diphosphatase, with product MDLSSIPPSPMKGTVNIVVEIPAGSRNKYEYCSDAGIMALDRVLHSSVRYPFDYGFIPNTLADDGAPLDAMVIMDEPTFAGCLIKARPIGVLDMYDCGEYDGKLLCVPIANPRQANIVSINQIAPNQLEDVAEFFRTSKGLDGRTVQINGWRDFDVVENLLKSCIPLKKKNFKVLKKSNISNLN from the coding sequence ATGGACCTTAGTTCAATACCTCCATCTCCAATGAAGGGAACAGTAAATATTGTTGTTGAAATACCTGCAGGGAGTAGGAATAAATATGAATATTGCTCTGATGCAGGAATAATGGCCTTAGACAGAGTATTGCATTCTTCAGTGAGGTACCCTTTTGATTATGGTTTTATCCCAAATACCCTTGCTGATGATGGAGCTCCTCTTGATGCAATGGTGATCATGGATGAGCCTACTTTCGCAGGTTGTCTAATAAAAGCTAGACCTATTGGCGTTTTAGATATGTATGATTGTGGTGAATATGATGGAAAACTTTTGTGTGTGCCTATCGCTAATCCTAGGCAGGCTAATATAGTGAGTATTAATCAAATTGCTCCTAATCAGCTTGAGGATGTTGCTGAATTTTTTAGAACAAGTAAGGGACTTGATGGAAGAACAGTTCAAATTAATGGTTGGAGAGACTTTGATGTGGTTGAAAATTTATTGAAAAGTTGTATTCCCCTAAAAAAGAAAAACTTTAAAGTACTTAAGAAATCAAACATTAGCAACTTAAATTGA
- a CDS encoding single-stranded DNA-binding protein, whose protein sequence is MNHCLIQAVINSAPQMRYTKENQTPIAEMIVNFKGLRSEDPTRDLKIIGWGNIAQEMVDELKEGQNIVIEGRLKMNSVTRKDGTKEKQPELTASKIHQISPNDVFNSDQKENNESFENKETAKKSSWDSSPLVPEVDEIPF, encoded by the coding sequence ATGAATCATTGTTTAATTCAGGCGGTAATTAATAGCGCTCCCCAAATGAGGTATACCAAAGAAAACCAAACTCCAATTGCAGAAATGATTGTTAATTTTAAAGGATTACGTAGTGAAGATCCAACCAGAGATCTCAAGATCATAGGATGGGGAAATATTGCCCAAGAAATGGTAGATGAACTAAAGGAAGGGCAAAATATTGTTATTGAGGGACGTCTAAAGATGAATTCTGTCACAAGAAAAGACGGAACAAAAGAAAAGCAACCAGAACTAACAGCTTCAAAGATTCATCAAATATCGCCAAATGACGTTTTTAATTCTGATCAAAAAGAAAATAATGAGTCATTTGAAAATAAAGAAACCGCCAAAAAATCTAGTTGGGATAGTTCACCTTTAGTACCTGAAGTTGACGAAATACCTTTCTAA
- a CDS encoding DUF2854 domain-containing protein: MKKYLSPGNLIITAGGILAFVGMTAYFTDSVNLSVPTFFYGVPIFLIGLGLKTSEIPPVELFDKTNFATNKFNRPKELTALVKDVTRWRYGLKAHLESSLESLNLWDEDNPPQLKEIEEITKEEKNGLRMRFELNAVPLEKWIEKQERLNRFFVKGLESEFIIDDNKKEFDFILFY, from the coding sequence ATGAAGAAATACTTATCGCCTGGAAACTTAATCATAACTGCCGGGGGAATATTAGCTTTTGTTGGAATGACTGCTTATTTTACAGACTCAGTGAATTTAAGTGTACCTACTTTTTTTTATGGAGTACCAATTTTCCTTATTGGATTAGGCTTAAAGACTTCCGAAATACCTCCTGTAGAGTTATTTGATAAGACAAATTTTGCGACCAATAAATTTAATAGACCAAAAGAATTAACAGCACTAGTTAAAGATGTTACAAGATGGAGGTATGGGTTAAAAGCTCATCTTGAATCGTCATTAGAATCTTTAAATTTGTGGGACGAGGATAACCCCCCTCAATTAAAAGAAATAGAAGAAATTACAAAGGAAGAAAAAAATGGTCTCAGAATGCGTTTCGAATTAAACGCTGTCCCTCTAGAAAAATGGATTGAAAAACAAGAAAGATTAAACAGGTTTTTCGTCAAAGGTCTTGAATCAGAATTTATTATCGACGATAATAAAAAAGAATTTGATTTTATTCTCTTTTATTGA
- the cutA gene encoding divalent-cation tolerance protein CutA: MEVLVIITTESSNANALRMAKLLIKNKLAACVSIKQIFSIYKWDDDIEETKEFEITIKSKLEFKDYLIEFLNENSTYDVPQIIYKKYNAEMKYYDWLNKTI; encoded by the coding sequence ATGGAAGTATTAGTTATTATCACAACTGAATCGAGTAATGCAAATGCTTTGCGAATGGCTAAATTACTAATAAAAAATAAACTTGCAGCTTGTGTTTCGATAAAGCAAATTTTTTCAATTTATAAGTGGGATGATGATATTGAAGAAACTAAAGAGTTTGAAATCACAATAAAAAGTAAACTAGAATTCAAAGATTATTTAATTGAATTTTTAAATGAAAATTCCACATATGATGTCCCTCAAATTATTTACAAAAAATACAATGCTGAGATGAAATATTATGATTGGTTGAATAAGACTATTTGA
- a CDS encoding Spx/MgsR family RNA polymerase-binding regulatory protein gives MKKIIFYSYLKCSTCRKAAKWLESNDLEFKLIDIVKEPPLVNYLNLALEQYSDDKKRIFNTRGKAFKTLNLDIYGLSREEIIHLLLNDGKLIKRPFLIYEAKKVILGFNEIEYIKQFI, from the coding sequence TTGAAAAAAATAATTTTTTATAGTTATTTAAAATGCTCTACATGTCGAAAAGCTGCAAAGTGGCTTGAAAGCAATGATCTAGAATTCAAATTAATTGATATTGTAAAAGAACCACCACTTGTTAATTATTTGAATCTAGCTCTAGAACAATACTCTGATGATAAGAAAAGAATTTTTAATACAAGAGGTAAAGCCTTTAAAACTCTTAATCTTGATATTTATGGTTTATCAAGGGAAGAAATTATTCATCTCCTTTTAAATGATGGCAAATTAATAAAAAGACCATTTTTAATTTACGAAGCAAAAAAAGTAATATTAGGTTTCAACGAAATTGAATATATTAAACAATTTATATAA